DNA from Asanoa sp. WMMD1127:
GGCGGCGCAGGCCGAGGGACGGTCACCGTCCATCTGGGACACGTTCGCGCGTACGCCGGGGAAGGTCGACGGTGGGCACACGGGCGACGTGGCCTGCGACCACTACCACCGCTACGCGGACGACGTCGCGCTGATGGCCGACCTGGGGCTGGGCACCTACCGGTTCTCGGTGGCCTGGCCGCGGATCAAGCCGGACGGGAGCGGCCCGGTCAACCCGCGGGGCCTCGACTTCTACGACCGCCTGGTCGACGCGCTGCTGGCCGCGGGCATCACGCCGATGGTCACGCTCTACCACTGGGACCTGCCGCAGGTGCTGGAGGACCGGGGCGGGTGGACCAACCGGGACACCGCGTACGCGTTCGCCGAGCTCGCCGCCGCCACGGTGGCCCGGCTCGGCGACCGGGTGTCCACGTGGACCACGCTCAACGAGCCGTGGTGCTCGGCGTTCCTCGGCTATGCCAGCGGGGCGCACGCGCCCGGCCGGCAGGACCCGCGGGCGTCGTTCGAGGCGACGCACCACCTGTTGCTGGCGCACGGCTTGGGCGTCTCCGCGCTGCGGGCGGGGGGAGCGCGGGAGGTGGCGCTCACCCTCAACCTGACCCGGGTGACGCCGCAGGACCCGGTGGACCCGCACGACCGGGCGGCCGCCGCGCTGGTGGACGGGCTGCAGAACCGGATCTTCCTGGACCCGGTGCTCAAGGGTCGCTACCCCGACGACATGCGGGAGCTGTTCGACCGGTTCGGCGCGGCCGGCACGATCCACGAGGGCGACGCGGCCGTCATCGCGGCGCCGATCGACCTGCTGGGCGTCAACTACTACCAGCCGTGCGTGGTGGCGGCGCAGGTCGGCGCGCCGCCGAACCCGTGCTACCCGGGCAGCGAGGGCGTGGTCTACCCGGCGCAGGACGTGCCGGTCACCGCGATGGACTGGCCGGTCGACCCGTCCGGGCTCGCCGACCTGCTGGTCCGGCTCTCGGTCGACTACCCGGGCACGCCGCTGATCGTCACCGAGAACGGCGCGTCGTACGTGGACACGCTGGTCGACGGCCGGGTCGCCGACGCCAACCGGATCGAGTACCTCGACGGGCACGTGCGCGCGGTGCACGACGCGATCCGCCGGGGCGCCGACCTGCGCGGCTATCTCGCCTGGTCGCTGCTCGACAACTTCGAGTGGGCGTACGGGTACGACAAGCGGTTCGGCCTCGTCTACGTGGACTACGCCACCCAGCGGCGGGTGCCCAAGGACAGCGCGCTCTGGTTCCGCGACGTGATCCGCCGCAACGGTCTCACGCCGTAGCCCGCGTCAGGGGACGGTCCGGTCGATCGCGGCCGGACCGTCCTCGTCGAGCTCCGCCTTGGCCCGGGCGACGTTCTCCGGCGTGGGGTCCTTGCCCTCGGCCTCGGCCAGGTCCTCGGGGTCCCAGGGCTGCTCGGCGCCGGTGCGCGGCTGCCAGCCCGGCTCACGGAACACCGGGTTGTCCGCGTCCGGCTCCCCGCCGGTCTCGAACTCGGAGATCGCGGTGTCGTCCGCGACGGCGTCAGCCACTTCGTCGGACTCTTCCAGCGGCGGTTCATCAGTCATGCCGCCGCACATACCCGGGTGCCGCCCCGGTATGCCCGGCGGCACCGGCGTTGTACTGTCGTCCCTCGTTCGACGACAACTGGGGCCGGAGTGAACCGAGGCAAGTGCGCAGGCCACCTGCTGATGGCGTGGCTGCTGATGGCGGTGGGCGGCTGTGCCGTGGCCCGCGCCGACACGCTGTCCCGGACGTCGCCGGTCTGGCTGACCGACGACGCGATCTACTTCCTCCGCGCCGCCGACTCCGGGCCGGCCGAGATGTGGGTCCGGGACGTGCGCGACGACGACGAGCGCCGGGTCGCCGCCCCGGCCGACGTGCCGGACGCCTGCGGGCCGCTCGACTACCTGTTCCGGGTGCCCGACGGCCGCCTCGGCATCGCGCTGGCCTGCGGCGGCACGGCGCGCCTGCTGGCGTACGACCCCGCGGCGCGCGCGTTCGCCCGCCTCGGCGACCTCGGGTCCCGGCCGGCGCAGGTCACGCTGACCCGCGACCGCGCCGGTGGCTTCGCCGCCGGCGCCGACGACGGCTGCTGGTCGCTGTCGACCGTCGCGCTGCCGGCGGGCACCCTGACGCCGGCGCTGCCGGAGCTCACCTGCGCCGCCGGCGCCTCCGCGCGCTCGCCGGTGCTGACCCGGTGGGGCGGGCTCGTGTTCGCGGCGACCCGCGACCGGCTCCGCGGCGACCACGACGACCGCCGCTGGTCCGTGCACCTGGCCGGCTTCGACGGCATCCCGTTCAAGGGCATCGGCCCGACCTTCGAAGGGCTGCCGGACCTCGACCTGTCGCCGGACGAGGGCACGGCCGTGGTGACGGCGAGCCGGTTCGACCGCTCGCGGTTGATGCTGGTCGACCTGGGCAACGGCGAGACCCGCGAGCTGCGCGCGTCGGACCGGGTCTTCGAGGATCCGACGTTCGCCCCGGACGGCCGGCACGTCGCCTACAGCGACCGCAGCACGATCGCCGTCGTCGCCGTGCCGGCCTGGAGCGGCTAGCCCGCGGTTATCCGGACGTCGTCGACGCCGGCCTCGACCAGGCTGGCCGTGCTCGCGTCGACCGCGCGGAACACGATCCGGACCGACTGCCCGGCGTACGCGGACAGGCTCGCCGTGCGGGTGGCCCAGGCGCCGTTGCGGTTGGTGGCCGCGCCGGCCTGGGTGAACAGCGTGGTCGTGCCGCCGCTGTGCACGACGGCCGCCTGGAACGAGTCGGCGCTGCTGGAGTTGCTGCCGTGCGCGAGGTACCACGAGAACGACAGGGTCAGCGGGCCGGTCGCCGGCAGCGTGATCGCCGGTGACTGGATCGTGGTGGTGCCGCCGTCGACGTCGAAGTCGCCCGCCGAGGTGCCCGCGGCCGCGCCGGTGACCAGGTCGTTGGTGCCGCTGACGGTGGTGCCGAGCTGCTTGGCCCCGCTGGACGTGGTCGCCGCCGGGTCACCGCGGACCCACTGGCCCAGGGTCGCGGTGTCGGTGCCGGCCGGGTTGGCGGTCCAGCCGGTGGCCGTCTCGAACGTGTCGCTGTAGACGGTGGCCGGCGGGGCGGGCGGGCTGACCGCGACGTTCCACACGGCGTACGCGATGGCGTCGGTGTTGCGGTCGAGCGCGGTGTCGTTGATGTTGGTCGTCGTGTCGCAGGAGCGGTGGTAGCAGACGTCGAACGCGACGCCGGACGAGCCTCCCCACTTCGCCGCCTGCGCGGCCGTCTTGCGCTGCTCGGCGCCCGTGAACGTGCCGCCGGCGGGGATGCCGGCCGCGATGAACGGGCCGTAGTCGCTGCGGCCGTCGAAGTCGGTGCCCTCGGTCGGCACGCCGATGCTGCTGAAGTACGCGGCCAGCACGGCCTCGAGCTGGGCGGAGCCGGCGGGGCCGGGGCCGGCGCCGGTGCCGTCGGAGTTGTCGCCGTCGTAGAGGAAGTAGCCGGGGTTGGGCGAACCCACCATGTCGAAGTTGTAGTAGGCCTCGATATTGGCCCGGGCGGCCGCGCTCAGGCTGTCGACGTAGAAGTCGGAGCCGATCAGGCCGCGCTCCTCGGCGCCCCACCACGCGAACCGCAGGTGCCGGCTCGGGGTGATGCCCTGCCGGGCGACCTCCAGCGCGACCTCGAGGATCGCCGCCGAGCCGGAGCCGTTGTCGTTGATGCCGGGGCCGGCGGCAACGCTGTCGAGGTGCGCGCCGACGATCACGGTGTTGGTGGTGTCGCCGCCCGGCCAGTCGGCGATCAGGTTGTAGCCGGTCGCGCCGCCGTAGCTGAACGACTGCACGGTGGTGGTGTAGCCGGCGGCGTCGAGCCGGCCGCGCACGTAGTTGACCGACGCCAGGTAGCCCGGCTGCCCGTGGGCCCGGTTGCCCCCGTTGGCCGTTGCGATGCTCTGCAGCTGGGTGAGGTGCGCCTTGACGTTGGCCAGCGGGATGTTGGGTCCGGGCACGGCGGCCGCCGCCGGACTCGCGCCGGTGGTCGCGGTGAGCGCGACCGTCACCGCGGCGGTCAGCAGGATCGGGATGGTCCGAGGAATCCGCATGTCGCTCCCTTGTGGGGTGAACGGGCATGTGCCGCGCGTATGGTCGCGGCGCGCTGCGACGCGGACAAGATATCGATGGGTTTCTTTCTTGTGTGCGCCGAAAGGGACCTGTGAGTTGAAACACCATCCAAGCCGGGAATGGCTCGCCGTGAATGGGATTTGCAGCCGGGTGTGACCGAAGCACCCGTGCTCCCCGGCGAGCTGATGACCCTCCGGCAACGCGTCCGGCTCGTGGTCGTCCTCGGCTCGCTGATCGCCATCGGCCCGCTGACCATCGACATGTACCTCCCGGCCCTGCCGGCCCTCACCGACGACCTGTCGACGACGTCGACCGCGGTGCAGCTCACGCTCACGGGCACGCTCGTGGGCCTGGCGCTCGGCCAGCTCCTGATCGGACCGGTGGCCGACGCGTACGGCCGCCGCCGTCCCCTCCTGGCCGGCTTGGCGCTGCACGTGGTGGCCTCGGCGCTGTGCGTGGTGGCGCCGTCGATCGGCGTGCTCGGCGCGCTGCGGGTGGTGCAGGGTCTGGGCGTCGCCGCGGCCACCGTGGTCGCCATGGCGGTGGTCCGCGACCTGTTCAGCGGCACGGCCTTCGCGCGGCTCTTCTCGCGGCTGATGCTGGTGATGGGGCTCGCGCCGATCCTCGCGCCGACCGTGGGCAGCGCCGTGCTGGAGGCGACCAACTGGCGCGGCGTGTTCGTCGCGCTGGGCCTCGTCGGCGTGCTGCTCACGGTGACGGCCGCCGTCGCGCTCAAGGAGACCCTGCCGCCCGAGCGGCGCCGCAAGGGTGGGGTGGTCGACACGGTCCGCACCTACGGCGGGCTCCTGGGCGACCGGGTGTTCGTCGGCATGGTGCTCGTCGCCGGGTTCGCGATGGCCGCCGTCTTCTCCTATGTGGCCGGTTCGTCGTTCGTCTTCCAGGACCAGTACGGGCTCGACGAGCGCCAGTTCGGCATCGCGTTCGGCGCCGGAGCGGTCGGCCTGATCGCGGCGACCCAGATCAACGTGCGTCTGCTGCGCCGCTACCCGCCGCAGCGCGTGCTGGTCGCGGCGCTGGCCGGCGGCACCGGCGCCGGGGCCCTGCTGATCGCGTTCGCCGCGACCGGCTTCGGCGGGCTGGCCAGCCTGCTCGCCGCACTCTGGCTCGTGCTGTTCTCCGGCGGCCTGGCGATGCCCAACGCGTCGGCGGTGGCGATGTCGCGGCACGGCGAGGCCGCCGGAACCGCGGCCGCCCTGCTCGGCGCCGTGCAGTTCGGCACGGGCGCGCTGGCCGCGCCGCTGGTCGGCGTGCTCGGCAACGACGGCCTCGGGATGGCCGTCGTCGTAGCCGGGGGCATGGTCGCCGCGACCCTGGCGCTCCTCCTCGTCGCCCGCCCGCAGCGCATCACCGAACCGGAGGCTGTGCCCGTCCCGGCCTGATTTTGCGCGCTGGGCAGTCTTCGATTACCGCCCAGTAGCCGTACGCCGGCGTGTTTGGCTGAGGCGATGACCGGATCGATCAATCCCGCGCGCTCGGAATGGGACGTTGTGGTCGTCGGGGGCGCGCCGCCCGGCGAGACGATCTCCCTCTACAGCAGCCAGGCGGGGCTCTCGGTGGCGCTGGTCGAGCAGGACCGGGTGGGCGGCGAGTGCCTCTACTGGGCCTGCATGCCGAGCAAGGCGCTGCTGCTGCCGGTGCAGGCCCGCAACCTGGCGGTCGACCTGCCCGGCATGCGGCAGCTGGTCAACGGCCGCCGGGTCGACGCCGACGCGGTCATGATGCGACGCGACGAGATCACCTTCCACCATGACGACAAGCAACCCGTCGACCTCATGCTCAGCAACGGTGTCGACGTGATCCGCGGGCACGGCCGGCTGGCCGGGCCGCACACCGTCGAGGTCAGCGACAACGGCCGGACCCGCGAGATCACCGCGCGGCAGGCCGTCGTCCTCGCGCCCGGCACGGACGCCGCCGTGCCGCCGATCCCGGGTCTGGCCGACGCGCGGCCGTGGCGCTCGCGCGACGTGACCAACATGCACGAGGTGCCCCGCCGGGTCGTCGTGATCGGTGGTGGCGTCGTGGCCTGCGAGGCGGCGACCTGGCTGCGCGGCCTGGGCGTGGCGGAGCTGACGCTGGTCTTCCCGGGGGAGCGGTTGCTGGGCATGAAGGAGCCGTTCGTCGGCGAGCTGGTGCGGAAGGCCTTCGAGGCCGACGGGATCGTGGTGCGCACCGGGACGCCGGTGACCGGAGTGAGCCGGGAACGGGTCGACGACCACGGCATCGGGCGGGTGCACGGCGGGCCGGTCACGGTGACCGTCGGCGACGGCGAGCGGATCGTCGCCGACGAGGTGCTGGTCGCCACCGGTCGCGTGCCGAACAGCCGCGACATCGGCCTCGACACCGTCGGGGTGGAGACCACCGACCGCGGCTTCGTCGACGTCGACGACCACCTGACAGTGCCCGGCACCGACTGGCTCTATGTGCTCGGCGACCTCACGGGGCGGGCGCTGCTGACCCACATGGGCAAGTACCACGCCCGGATCGCCGGCGAGGTGATCGCCGCCCGGGCCGCCGGACGGCCGCTGGACGACCGGCCCTACAACCCGTACACCGATGTCGCCGACACCGACGGGGCGCCGCAGGTGGTGTTCTGCGACCCGGAGGTGGCCTCGGTCGGGCTGACCGAGGCCGAGGCGCTCGACCGGGAGATCCCGGTGGAGGTGGTGGAGCGCGACTTCGCGGGCATCGACGGCGCGCGGCTGGCCCGCGAGCACTACGTGGGCCGGGCCAAGCTGGTCATCGACAACGCGCGGGACACGCTGGTGGGCGCCACGTTCGTGGGCCCGGGGGTGAGCGAGCTCCTGCACGCCGCGACCGTCGCGGTGGTCGGCAAGGTGCCGGTCAGCGCGCTGCGGCACGCGGTGGCCAGCTTCCCGACGATCAGCGAGATCTGGCTCTATCTGCTGGAGGAGCTGCATCAGCGGCGGGGCCGGGCCGCCGCGTAGCGCAACCGGATGCCGCTGTGGCCGAGCGTGCTGCCGACCACCGCGTCCCAGAACGGCCAGAGGTTGGGCAGCACCCGCAGCTGGATACCGGCGGCCTCGTGCGCCGCGAACAGGTCGCCGACCGGCTCCGGCGGGCCGAGCGGCTCGACCGGCTCGGTCGCCACGAGCGCGTGCGCGGCCGCGCCGATCGGCCGGAACGGCGCGGCCGGCAGCCGGTAGCCGTAGAGCCGGACCGCGCGCATCGCCTCCAGCGCGCGGTACTCGACGGCGTGCACCCGCACACCCGAGCCCGCGCCGATGATCCGCTCGCGGTCCTCCGGCGTGGTGCCCGGCTCGACCCAGGCCATCGCCCGAGGGGTGTCGCGCGGGAACCAGTAGTCCGGCGCGCGCTCGTAGCCGACCGCCCACACGTACGGGTCGGGTTCGGCGGAGGTCGCCGCCACGTGCGGGACGAACCGGGTGATCGTCGGATCCTCGGAGAAGTGCAGGACCTCTCCGGCGGCGGGGCGCATCCGCCCAGTCAATCAGCCGGTGCGCAGCTCCTCCACCGCGGTGCTGCCGCGCAGGAACAGCAGGCTGACGCCGACCATGGCCACCACGGCCACCACAGCCAGGAGACCGTAGGCCGCGATGGCGTCAAGCGGCAGCTCGAAGGGGGCGGACCGGCCGTAGTTCTCCACCTTGTCACCGGTGACGGGACCGACCAGCTGGGTGCCGACCGCCAGGGCGAGCACGATGGACGGCACCACCGGCGCCAGCGCCTGCCAGAGGATCGAGCGGGCCAGCACGGCGCGCGGCACACCGGACGCCACGAGGGCCGCATAGGCCCGGCGTCGCGACACGATGCTCTCGCCGATCGCGACCAGCAGACCCGCGGAGGCGATCACGACGGCGACCACGATCGCGAG
Protein-coding regions in this window:
- a CDS encoding GH1 family beta-glucosidase, whose product is MTIVEEATDAHLLRFPEGFRWGAATASYQIEGAAQAEGRSPSIWDTFARTPGKVDGGHTGDVACDHYHRYADDVALMADLGLGTYRFSVAWPRIKPDGSGPVNPRGLDFYDRLVDALLAAGITPMVTLYHWDLPQVLEDRGGWTNRDTAYAFAELAAATVARLGDRVSTWTTLNEPWCSAFLGYASGAHAPGRQDPRASFEATHHLLLAHGLGVSALRAGGAREVALTLNLTRVTPQDPVDPHDRAAAALVDGLQNRIFLDPVLKGRYPDDMRELFDRFGAAGTIHEGDAAVIAAPIDLLGVNYYQPCVVAAQVGAPPNPCYPGSEGVVYPAQDVPVTAMDWPVDPSGLADLLVRLSVDYPGTPLIVTENGASYVDTLVDGRVADANRIEYLDGHVRAVHDAIRRGADLRGYLAWSLLDNFEWAYGYDKRFGLVYVDYATQRRVPKDSALWFRDVIRRNGLTP
- a CDS encoding M20/M25/M40 family metallo-hydrolase: MRIPRTIPILLTAAVTVALTATTGASPAAAAVPGPNIPLANVKAHLTQLQSIATANGGNRAHGQPGYLASVNYVRGRLDAAGYTTTVQSFSYGGATGYNLIADWPGGDTTNTVIVGAHLDSVAAGPGINDNGSGSAAILEVALEVARQGITPSRHLRFAWWGAEERGLIGSDFYVDSLSAAARANIEAYYNFDMVGSPNPGYFLYDGDNSDGTGAGPGPAGSAQLEAVLAAYFSSIGVPTEGTDFDGRSDYGPFIAAGIPAGGTFTGAEQRKTAAQAAKWGGSSGVAFDVCYHRSCDTTTNINDTALDRNTDAIAYAVWNVAVSPPAPPATVYSDTFETATGWTANPAGTDTATLGQWVRGDPAATTSSGAKQLGTTVSGTNDLVTGAAAGTSAGDFDVDGGTTTIQSPAITLPATGPLTLSFSWYLAHGSNSSSADSFQAAVVHSGGTTTLFTQAGAATNRNGAWATRTASLSAYAGQSVRIVFRAVDASTASLVEAGVDDVRITAG
- a CDS encoding multidrug effflux MFS transporter, whose product is MTLRQRVRLVVVLGSLIAIGPLTIDMYLPALPALTDDLSTTSTAVQLTLTGTLVGLALGQLLIGPVADAYGRRRPLLAGLALHVVASALCVVAPSIGVLGALRVVQGLGVAAATVVAMAVVRDLFSGTAFARLFSRLMLVMGLAPILAPTVGSAVLEATNWRGVFVALGLVGVLLTVTAAVALKETLPPERRRKGGVVDTVRTYGGLLGDRVFVGMVLVAGFAMAAVFSYVAGSSFVFQDQYGLDERQFGIAFGAGAVGLIAATQINVRLLRRYPPQRVLVAALAGGTGAGALLIAFAATGFGGLASLLAALWLVLFSGGLAMPNASAVAMSRHGEAAGTAAALLGAVQFGTGALAAPLVGVLGNDGLGMAVVVAGGMVAATLALLLVARPQRITEPEAVPVPA
- a CDS encoding NAD(P)/FAD-dependent oxidoreductase — encoded protein: MTGSINPARSEWDVVVVGGAPPGETISLYSSQAGLSVALVEQDRVGGECLYWACMPSKALLLPVQARNLAVDLPGMRQLVNGRRVDADAVMMRRDEITFHHDDKQPVDLMLSNGVDVIRGHGRLAGPHTVEVSDNGRTREITARQAVVLAPGTDAAVPPIPGLADARPWRSRDVTNMHEVPRRVVVIGGGVVACEAATWLRGLGVAELTLVFPGERLLGMKEPFVGELVRKAFEADGIVVRTGTPVTGVSRERVDDHGIGRVHGGPVTVTVGDGERIVADEVLVATGRVPNSRDIGLDTVGVETTDRGFVDVDDHLTVPGTDWLYVLGDLTGRALLTHMGKYHARIAGEVIAARAAGRPLDDRPYNPYTDVADTDGAPQVVFCDPEVASVGLTEAEALDREIPVEVVERDFAGIDGARLAREHYVGRAKLVIDNARDTLVGATFVGPGVSELLHAATVAVVGKVPVSALRHAVASFPTISEIWLYLLEELHQRRGRAAA
- a CDS encoding DUF6886 family protein, translating into MRPAAGEVLHFSEDPTITRFVPHVAATSAEPDPYVWAVGYERAPDYWFPRDTPRAMAWVEPGTTPEDRERIIGAGSGVRVHAVEYRALEAMRAVRLYGYRLPAAPFRPIGAAAHALVATEPVEPLGPPEPVGDLFAAHEAAGIQLRVLPNLWPFWDAVVGSTLGHSGIRLRYAAARPRR